The DNA sequence CCGCCATCGTTGTCCTCACGGGCACGGTGGTGATGATGCACGTGCGTCAGACCAATATGCTCTGGCTGTTTTCGGCGTCGGTCATTATCCTGGTCTTGTCCGTCAACCTGTACCAGTACGTTACGGGTCTGAATCGTAAGCTGACCCGCTTTCTGGAGTCGGTGCGCTATTCTGATTTTACCGTGGCCTTCCGGGCCGATAATAACTTTGGCCCCTCTTTTCGCGGCCTCAACGATCAGTTCAACGAGGTGCTCGACGCGTTTCGGCAGGCGCGGGCCGAGAAGGAAGCCAACCTCCACTACGTCAATACCATCGTTCAGCACGTGAGCGTGGGGTTGCTCACCTTCGATGCCAACGGCCAGGTGGAGCTGGTCAATCAGGCGGCCCTGCGGCTGCTGGGTATCTACCGGCTCCGCACGCTGGCCGATCTTAACGCCACCCACCCCGACCTGGCCGGACTCCTTCAGTCGGCCACCAATTCGTCGGTGCCCGTAGCTTACCAGACCGGCACCGACGGAGAGTTGTCCGTTCGCTGCACGGCCGTGCGCCTTCGGGGGCGGCTGGTGACGGTTGCTTCCCTGCAAAACATCCGGACAGAACTCCAGCAGCGCGAACTTGACGCCTGGCAGAACCTGACCAAGGTACTGCGCCACGAGATCATGAATTCCATTACGCCCATCGTATCGCTGGCGGGCACCATGCGCGATATTGTCGAGATGGACCTGGTACCCGCGCTGGGCCCTGATTCGTCGGCTACGCTTCCCTCCTTCTCAGTGGCGTCCTCGCTGACCGATCTGCGCGACGCCCTGACCACCATTGAACAACGGGGCGCGGGGGTGATGCAGTTCGTGGATGCTTACCGCCATTTCACCACCATTCCCCAACCCGTTTTTGCCGACGTATCGGTCGAAGCCCTGCTCCGCAACGTAGCCCAGTTGTTTCAACCCGACGCGCAGAAAGGCCGGATTTCGATCACCACCGCATCGCCCAACCTCGCTATCCGGGCCGATACGGCACAGATTGAAATGGTGCTGCTGAACCTGGTCAAAAACGCGGTGGAGAGTCTGGAAAAAACCGAGAACCCCGCTGTCCGGATCGAGGCCGAAGCCGACGGCCCGCACGTGATCATCCGCGTGTCGGACAATGGACCGGGCATCGAACCCGAAGCACTGGAACAGATCTTTATTCCCTTCTACACGACAAAAAAGACCGGATCGGGTATTGGGCTGAGCCTGTCGCGCCAGATTATGCAGCTCCACAATGGGCAGCTCACCGCCGAATCTACCCCCGGCCAGGGCAGTACCTTCAGGCTGGTATTCTGAGATTTATGGCTATGACCAACGCCCTATAGCCTCTGATTTCGAACACCTTATCAGCAAAAAAACCTTTATTAATCACGATCTCAAGTCATTACCAATCCATCATTCCCGTATGAAATTACCCTTACTTACCG is a window from the Spirosoma rigui genome containing:
- a CDS encoding sensor histidine kinase, with the translated sequence MTRFAFGLGWRIAAIVVLTGTVVMMHVRQTNMLWLFSASVIILVLSVNLYQYVTGLNRKLTRFLESVRYSDFTVAFRADNNFGPSFRGLNDQFNEVLDAFRQARAEKEANLHYVNTIVQHVSVGLLTFDANGQVELVNQAALRLLGIYRLRTLADLNATHPDLAGLLQSATNSSVPVAYQTGTDGELSVRCTAVRLRGRLVTVASLQNIRTELQQRELDAWQNLTKVLRHEIMNSITPIVSLAGTMRDIVEMDLVPALGPDSSATLPSFSVASSLTDLRDALTTIEQRGAGVMQFVDAYRHFTTIPQPVFADVSVEALLRNVAQLFQPDAQKGRISITTASPNLAIRADTAQIEMVLLNLVKNAVESLEKTENPAVRIEAEADGPHVIIRVSDNGPGIEPEALEQIFIPFYTTKKTGSGIGLSLSRQIMQLHNGQLTAESTPGQGSTFRLVF